One Dermacentor silvarum isolate Dsil-2018 chromosome 10, BIME_Dsil_1.4, whole genome shotgun sequence genomic window carries:
- the LOC119431723 gene encoding zinc finger protein 1 homolog, with product MEPVFSSKASSQASTEKVQSKAEPPQSPVVIVPDEDTLDALDDSIQSCSDEYVEGSVDAADYNALSLPAQHKCFVCLRTYFSAVLLEKHKCPGRPEKKYTCHICFRELNREGHLVAHMRVHTGEKPFKCTVCSRAFRQKSNLTVHMRQHTTGGPFQCVACPRSFTRKDYLQTHMQRYHML from the exons ATGGAGCCTG TTTTCTCTTCTAAAGCTTCCTCCCAGGCGTCAACTGAGAAGGTGCAGTCCAAGGCAGAGCCGCCGCAGAGCCCAGTGGTCATCGTCCCCGACGAAGATACTCTGGATGCACTGGATGATTCCATTCAGTCCTGCAGTGACGAGTACGTTGAGGGCTCTGTAGATGCAGCAGACTACAATGCCCTGTCCTTGCCTGCGCAACATAAATGCTTCGTTTGCCTCCGCACGTATTTCAGCGCGGTGCTCTTGGAGAAGCACAAGTGTCCTGGCAGGCCAGAAAAGAAGTATACGTGTCACATCTGCTTCCGCGAGTTGAACAGGGAGGGCCATCTGGTGGCTCACATGCGTGTACACACGGGCGAGAAGCCATTTAAGTGCACCGTCTGCTCGCGCGCCTTCCGGCAGAAGTCCAACCTGACCGTCCACATGCGCCAGCACACGACAGGGGGCCCGTTCCAGTGTGTGGCCTGCCCGAGGTCGTTCACTCGCAAGGACTATTTGCAGACTCACATGCAGCGTTACCACATGCTGTGA